The following are encoded together in the Falsiruegeria litorea R37 genome:
- a CDS encoding Stf0 family sulfotransferase, which produces MTIDSYIICTNPRSGSTLLCGLLSQTGVAGSPDSFFRGPSRQWWADHLQVPQAVDLNNPTFCTSFLSAAVAEGTGAGEFFGCRLMHESLPDLMAMTACLHPDAQDDLARIKAVFGHTAFVHLIREDKVDQAISYVRAEQTGTWHVAPNGEAVEQKGPPQPPRYDFARIHEKAVEFEAHDAAWARWFEQTGVRPLKVRYSDLAENPKHELRRILSHLDQPTEAAERATPGVRKLADEMNEKWAAQYRGDREQHAAHSLS; this is translated from the coding sequence ATGACCATCGACAGCTACATCATCTGTACCAACCCCCGGTCAGGCAGCACCTTGCTCTGTGGGTTGCTGTCGCAAACCGGAGTGGCTGGAAGCCCGGATTCCTTTTTTCGCGGCCCGTCTCGGCAATGGTGGGCCGATCACCTGCAGGTGCCCCAGGCGGTTGATCTGAACAACCCCACCTTTTGCACGTCCTTTCTGTCTGCGGCTGTGGCCGAGGGGACAGGCGCTGGCGAATTCTTTGGATGTCGCCTCATGCACGAAAGCCTACCTGATCTGATGGCGATGACCGCGTGCCTGCATCCCGACGCACAGGATGACCTTGCTCGGATCAAAGCGGTCTTTGGGCACACTGCCTTTGTCCATCTGATCCGCGAGGACAAGGTGGATCAGGCAATCTCCTACGTGCGGGCGGAACAGACGGGCACGTGGCACGTCGCGCCCAATGGCGAGGCGGTCGAACAAAAAGGCCCACCACAACCACCACGTTATGACTTTGCCCGCATCCATGAAAAGGCGGTGGAGTTCGAAGCGCATGACGCGGCTTGGGCCCGGTGGTTCGAGCAGACCGGCGTGCGCCCGCTCAAGGTTCGATATTCGGATCTTGCCGAAAACCCCAAGCACGAATTGCGCCGCATCCTATCTCACCTCGACCAGCCGACCGAAGCCGCAGAGCGGGCGACCCCGGGTGTGCGCAAACTGGCCGATGAGATGAACGAAAAATGGGCCGCGCAGTACCGGGGGGACCGGGAACAGCACGCGGCCCATTCTCTATCCTAG
- a CDS encoding tyrosine-type recombinase/integrase, translated as METPNLPAIRALRPAWNKGRIVGQKRPLKPKHVWAIRVRLELAENHRDLALFNMAIDSKLRGCDLVKMKVVDVMASGQINERASILQSKTQKPVRFEISEGTRASIEKWMEDELMVGSEYLWPGRFHERLHISTRQYARIVRDWVTSIGLEASAYGTHSMRRTKVTQIYKKTGNLRAVQLLLGHTKMDSTVRYLGVELEDALAIAEAIEI; from the coding sequence ATGGAAACACCAAACCTACCAGCCATTCGCGCACTTCGCCCCGCTTGGAACAAGGGCCGCATAGTCGGCCAGAAACGTCCGCTTAAACCAAAGCACGTCTGGGCGATCCGCGTAAGGCTTGAACTTGCCGAGAACCATCGCGACCTAGCATTGTTCAACATGGCCATCGACAGCAAACTCAGAGGTTGTGATCTCGTGAAGATGAAAGTGGTCGATGTCATGGCATCGGGCCAAATCAATGAGCGCGCTTCCATTCTGCAAAGCAAAACTCAGAAACCGGTACGCTTCGAGATTTCTGAGGGTACACGCGCATCTATTGAGAAGTGGATGGAAGACGAACTAATGGTCGGCTCTGAGTACCTATGGCCAGGCCGTTTCCATGAACGCTTGCACATCTCAACCCGTCAGTATGCGCGGATTGTTCGCGATTGGGTTACGTCGATTGGACTGGAAGCCAGCGCTTATGGCACGCACTCAATGAGAAGAACAAAAGTTACGCAGATCTACAAGAAGACAGGCAATCTGCGGGCGGTTCAGCTTTTGCTAGGTCACACGAAGATGGACAGCACGGTCAGATACTTGGGCGTCGAGCTTGAGGATGCCCTTGCCATTGCAGAGGCCATTGAAATCTAA
- a CDS encoding SDR family NAD(P)-dependent oxidoreductase, producing the protein MKIENASAIVTGGASGLGFATAKVLAEKGAKVALFDLPGDKLEASAKELGAVAAPCDVTSADGVAAALETAIAANGLPRIAVNCAGVTHGERIVGRNGAASLEAFSRTVQINLIGTFNVMRLVAEKMAQNDALDDNERGVIINTSSAAAFEGQIGQAAYAASKGGVASLTLPAAREFARSGIRVLAIAPGIFSTPMMDLLPQDIQDSLGAKVPFPSRLGKPAEFAQLAGHMIENTMLNGECVRLDGAIRLEPK; encoded by the coding sequence ATGAAAATCGAAAACGCATCCGCGATCGTAACAGGCGGGGCTTCGGGGCTGGGCTTTGCCACCGCCAAGGTGCTGGCCGAAAAGGGCGCCAAAGTGGCCCTGTTCGACCTGCCGGGCGACAAGCTGGAGGCCTCTGCCAAGGAACTGGGCGCGGTTGCCGCCCCCTGTGACGTCACCAGCGCCGATGGCGTTGCCGCCGCGCTGGAAACTGCCATCGCCGCCAACGGCCTGCCGCGCATCGCCGTCAACTGCGCCGGTGTCACCCATGGCGAGCGCATCGTCGGGCGCAATGGCGCGGCCTCGCTCGAAGCATTCTCCCGCACGGTTCAGATCAACCTGATCGGCACCTTCAACGTGATGCGTCTGGTGGCCGAGAAGATGGCCCAGAACGACGCACTCGACGACAACGAACGCGGCGTGATCATCAACACCTCGTCGGCTGCGGCGTTCGAGGGCCAGATCGGCCAGGCGGCCTATGCTGCGTCCAAGGGCGGTGTCGCCAGCCTCACCCTGCCAGCCGCGCGCGAGTTCGCCCGTTCCGGCATCCGCGTGCTGGCGATTGCGCCGGGCATCTTCTCGACCCCGATGATGGATCTGTTGCCGCAGGACATTCAGGACAGCCTTGGCGCCAAGGTGCCGTTCCCCTCGCGCCTTGGCAAACCCGCCGAATTCGCGCAGCTTGCAGGCCATATGATCGAGAACACCATGCTCAACGGGGAATGCGTGCGCCTTGACGGTGCCATCCGCCTTGAGCCGAAGTAA
- a CDS encoding Zn-ribbon domain-containing OB-fold protein, whose translation MTDFALPEASPQADAAFRAGLAAGKFLIQRSTTTGAYNFYPRALSPTTGADDLEWVEASGKGTVYASTIIRRPAKYGGDINNVLVDLDEGPRLFTRIIDCDNEAIEIGMKVQAVVMTPDFGPNAKSGEPAVFFKPA comes from the coding sequence ATGACTGACTTTGCACTCCCCGAAGCCAGCCCACAGGCCGACGCGGCGTTCCGCGCAGGCCTGGCTGCTGGCAAGTTCCTGATCCAGCGGTCCACGACCACCGGCGCATACAACTTCTACCCCCGCGCGCTGTCGCCCACCACGGGCGCCGACGATCTGGAGTGGGTCGAGGCGTCGGGCAAAGGCACCGTTTACGCCAGCACCATCATCCGCCGTCCCGCCAAATACGGCGGCGACATCAACAACGTTCTGGTCGATCTGGACGAAGGCCCGCGCCTGTTCACCCGGATCATCGACTGCGACAACGAGGCGATCGAGATCGGCATGAAGGTTCAGGCCGTTGTCATGACCCCCGATTTCGGCCCCAACGCCAAATCCGGCGAACCCGCCGTATTTTTCAAGCCCGCGTAA
- a CDS encoding acetyl-CoA acetyltransferase, producing MAHALRGKSAIVGKGYWGLGKTPNTSPMELIAKATKNALDDAGMDLSEIDGICGGTFYHFFPTLSIAEYLGVKPTWANSDMVGGSSFMSYLVEATMAIQAGLCKNVLICYGSNAKSARDLNGLIETPQWERAYEPMVPVPGYAFTAQRYMHEYGVPKEHFGHVAISARKWAQLNPDATMQTELTMEEYLASPSVADPLTVLDCCLMSDGGAAIIVTSADRAKDYQEKPAYFLGGGNAISHREIAQAARLTTTCAAESSKRAFDMAGITTQDVDVVELYDAFTINTLLFLEDMGFVKKGEAGAFVADGNIAPGGSLPVNTNGGGLSCVHPGMYGLFCLIEAATQIRGDGGKRQIDDVNIAIAHGNGGTFSNEYTAVLGSEAAL from the coding sequence ATGGCACACGCACTGCGCGGCAAATCCGCAATTGTTGGCAAGGGCTATTGGGGTCTGGGCAAGACGCCCAACACCTCGCCCATGGAACTGATCGCCAAGGCGACCAAGAACGCGCTGGATGACGCGGGCATGGACCTGTCCGAGATTGACGGCATCTGTGGCGGCACCTTCTATCACTTCTTCCCCACCCTTTCGATTGCCGAGTATCTGGGCGTCAAGCCGACCTGGGCGAACTCGGACATGGTGGGCGGCTCGTCCTTCATGTCCTACCTGGTCGAGGCGACCATGGCGATCCAGGCGGGTCTGTGTAAGAACGTGCTGATCTGCTATGGCTCGAACGCGAAATCGGCGCGTGATCTGAACGGTCTGATCGAGACACCGCAGTGGGAGCGCGCCTATGAGCCGATGGTTCCGGTTCCGGGCTATGCCTTTACTGCTCAGCGGTACATGCATGAGTATGGCGTGCCGAAAGAGCACTTTGGCCATGTCGCCATTTCGGCGCGCAAATGGGCGCAGCTGAACCCTGATGCGACCATGCAGACAGAGCTGACGATGGAAGAATACCTGGCCTCGCCCAGTGTGGCCGACCCGCTGACGGTTCTGGATTGCTGCCTGATGTCGGATGGCGGTGCGGCGATCATCGTGACCTCCGCCGACCGCGCCAAGGATTATCAGGAAAAGCCCGCCTACTTCCTGGGCGGTGGCAACGCCATCTCGCACCGCGAGATCGCGCAGGCCGCGAGGCTGACCACCACTTGCGCGGCGGAAAGCTCCAAGCGGGCATTCGACATGGCCGGGATCACCACCCAGGATGTGGATGTGGTCGAGCTGTATGACGCGTTCACCATCAACACTCTGCTGTTCCTTGAGGACATGGGTTTTGTGAAGAAAGGGGAGGCTGGCGCCTTTGTGGCCGATGGCAACATCGCACCCGGTGGCTCGTTGCCGGTGAACACCAATGGCGGTGGCCTCAGCTGTGTGCATCCGGGCATGTACGGGTTGTTCTGCCTGATCGAGGCAGCAACGCAGATCCGTGGGGATGGTGGCAAGCGTCAGATCGACGACGTGAACATCGCCATCGCGCACGGCAACGGCGGCACCTTCTCGAACGAGTACACTGCCGTTCTGGGCAGCGAAGCCGCACTCTGA
- a CDS encoding LLM class flavin-dependent oxidoreductase encodes MKVHVLVQPYMRSKGEDVVLPGSDPDRYATLLDRTTEQMKFADENGYAGFCMTEHHFQVEGIETTTNPLLWNMHIAANTKNLMVGQVGMALTAHHPMRLAEDMAMIDHMSGGRLFCGFVRGNTPRWLNTLAQHLDITTTQSDRSKEDARNRRLMEESWAVVKKAWTQETFSHHGEFWNIPADNITWPFPPTAEYGGKGAVDDNGTLRKMGIVPRPRKRTDGRDFPPLYVPFSWSMETAKFWAKEGAKLVSFVNKDEFMDMTMPIYLEEAHHHGHTDLTVGNTLVLGGHLTIGSTEAQAEQHYRDFEELFNFAYNAPPYHVPMGRVWKGTVNQVIDQVGVLKEKYGTEEFVVWHHVGYFEQEEELEMLENYSKVIKAFS; translated from the coding sequence ATGAAAGTCCACGTGCTGGTACAGCCGTATATGCGCAGCAAGGGAGAGGATGTGGTTCTGCCGGGGTCGGACCCGGATCGTTATGCGACCCTGCTGGACCGCACGACCGAACAGATGAAGTTTGCGGATGAAAACGGCTATGCGGGCTTTTGCATGACCGAGCATCACTTTCAGGTCGAAGGCATTGAGACCACGACCAACCCGCTGCTCTGGAACATGCACATTGCCGCCAACACCAAGAACCTGATGGTGGGGCAGGTGGGCATGGCGCTCACCGCGCATCACCCCATGCGCTTGGCCGAAGACATGGCGATGATCGACCACATGTCCGGCGGGCGGCTGTTCTGTGGCTTTGTGCGGGGCAACACGCCGCGCTGGTTGAACACTCTGGCGCAGCATCTGGACATCACCACCACGCAGTCTGACCGTTCTAAAGAAGACGCCCGCAACCGCCGCCTGATGGAGGAAAGCTGGGCCGTGGTCAAAAAAGCCTGGACCCAAGAGACATTCAGCCACCATGGCGAGTTCTGGAACATCCCGGCCGACAACATCACCTGGCCTTTCCCGCCAACAGCCGAGTATGGCGGCAAAGGCGCGGTGGATGACAACGGCACCCTGCGTAAGATGGGCATCGTCCCGCGTCCGCGCAAACGCACCGACGGGCGCGATTTCCCGCCGCTCTACGTGCCGTTCTCGTGGTCGATGGAAACGGCCAAGTTCTGGGCCAAAGAGGGGGCCAAACTGGTGTCTTTCGTCAACAAGGACGAGTTCATGGACATGACCATGCCGATCTACCTGGAAGAGGCGCACCACCACGGCCACACCGACCTGACCGTTGGCAACACGCTGGTCCTGGGCGGGCATCTCACGATTGGCTCGACCGAAGCGCAGGCCGAGCAGCATTATCGCGACTTCGAAGAGCTGTTCAATTTTGCCTACAACGCGCCGCCCTATCACGTACCCATGGGTCGCGTCTGGAAAGGCACCGTCAATCAGGTGATCGATCAGGTTGGCGTTCTGAAAGAGAAATACGGGACCGAGGAATTCGTGGTCTGGCATCACGTTGGCTATTTCGAGCAGGAAGAAGAGCTTGAGATGCTCGAGAATTATTCAAAGGTCATCAAAGCCTTTTCTTAA
- a CDS encoding siderophore-interacting protein, protein MAQAEGRKLQVLDAWNLTPNMRRIVLAGDDLHGFPEDSESGYIKLIFPDAPRPRPDRPAMRTFTVRAFDEAQNRLTVDFALHDDLDGTTSGPAAVWARNAKVGDDILIAGPGKIKWIDTSSDWLLLAGDMTALPALLCNLEALPADAKGEVIMEVTSAEDAPEVTLPGGMNLHVILNPHPDGTSTAFVDHIQSLTWRDGTVSVWAACEFKSMQQLRTYFRNERGVDRTKIYLSSYWKAGVAEDEHKKIKGEDAARLQELEAAG, encoded by the coding sequence ATGGCGCAAGCAGAAGGACGCAAATTGCAGGTTCTGGACGCATGGAACCTGACCCCGAATATGCGCCGCATTGTTCTGGCGGGCGATGACCTGCACGGGTTTCCCGAAGACAGCGAAAGCGGCTACATCAAGCTGATCTTTCCTGATGCCCCACGCCCGCGCCCCGATCGTCCGGCGATGCGAACCTTCACGGTGCGCGCCTTTGATGAAGCGCAAAACCGCCTGACCGTCGACTTTGCCCTGCACGACGACCTTGATGGGACCACAAGCGGGCCCGCGGCTGTCTGGGCCCGAAACGCCAAGGTAGGTGATGACATCCTGATCGCCGGTCCGGGTAAAATCAAATGGATCGACACCTCGTCCGACTGGTTGCTGCTGGCCGGAGATATGACCGCGCTGCCTGCGCTTCTGTGCAACCTCGAGGCTCTGCCTGCAGACGCCAAAGGTGAGGTGATCATGGAAGTCACCAGCGCCGAGGACGCGCCAGAGGTCACCCTGCCCGGCGGCATGAACTTGCACGTGATCCTCAACCCGCACCCGGATGGCACCTCGACCGCTTTTGTCGATCACATCCAGTCGCTCACCTGGCGTGACGGCACAGTGTCTGTATGGGCGGCGTGTGAGTTCAAATCCATGCAACAGTTGCGGACCTACTTCCGAAACGAACGCGGAGTGGACCGCACCAAGATCTACCTCTCCAGCTATTGGAAGGCAGGCGTGGCCGAGGACGAGCACAAGAAGATCAAGGGAGAGGACGCAGCCCGCCTGCAAGAATTGGAAGCAGCAGGCTGA
- a CDS encoding crotonase/enoyl-CoA hydratase family protein, translating into MEYTHITSETDGNIGILTLDRPAKFNAINQGLLYEIEHYFDTLPDEVGAVVIRSSGQHFCAGLDLLEHSMRDAAGAMHECRLWHRIFDKIEYGRVPVVAAMNGGVLGGGMELAMTAHIRVSQEDTFYELPEGRRAIFVGGGATVRVGRIIGASRMMEMMLTGRRYLAQQGLDLGLAHYVEPNGTAFDKAMELARRVTENAPLSNYMMMQAITRINDMSASDGLFTESLAAAIAQSSPEARAGMEAFLAKTGKRDNQ; encoded by the coding sequence ATGGAATATACCCACATCACCAGCGAGACCGACGGCAATATCGGTATCCTGACGCTTGACCGCCCGGCCAAATTCAACGCCATCAACCAAGGGCTGCTTTACGAGATCGAGCACTATTTCGACACCCTGCCGGATGAGGTGGGCGCGGTGGTGATCCGCTCGTCGGGACAGCATTTCTGCGCGGGTCTCGACCTGCTGGAACACTCCATGCGCGACGCCGCGGGCGCGATGCACGAATGCCGCCTCTGGCATCGGATTTTCGACAAGATCGAATACGGCCGGGTGCCAGTTGTGGCTGCCATGAACGGCGGCGTCTTGGGCGGTGGGATGGAACTGGCCATGACCGCCCATATCCGGGTGAGCCAAGAGGACACCTTCTATGAACTCCCCGAAGGCCGCCGCGCGATCTTTGTCGGCGGTGGCGCCACTGTGCGCGTGGGTCGCATCATCGGCGCAAGTCGGATGATGGAGATGATGCTGACCGGTCGCCGCTATCTGGCGCAGCAGGGCCTGGATCTTGGGCTAGCCCACTACGTCGAACCCAACGGCACCGCCTTTGACAAGGCGATGGAGCTGGCCCGCCGCGTGACCGAAAATGCGCCGCTGTCGAACTACATGATGATGCAGGCCATCACCCGCATCAACGACATGTCCGCCAGCGACGGTCTGTTCACCGAAAGCCTGGCTGCCGCCATCGCCCAATCTTCGCCCGAAGCGCGCGCCGGGATGGAGGCCTTCCTGGCCAAGACAGGCAAACGGGACAATCAGTAA
- a CDS encoding feruloyl-CoA synthase — MTTEGRETMTSAYPATKFAPAEVVREDLGNGAFTLRSPQLFDIKVKNLSALLDRWASEVPDRPYLMERSQDDDVWQGVSYGEAHAQVQSLAAFLLAQGLGPNKPLLILSANSVRHGVLMLAAMHVGIPVVPVSVPYSLHDQTLAKLRHIVSVTSPGMAYAADSQAFANAFDYLGGEGITLLSDDGALTYDAALQTPVSDAVAVEAAKVDHQTVGKILFTSGSTGMPKGVIVNQEMMLASQQALVQIWPFLEVEPPVIVDWLPWNHTFGGNFNFNQILWNGGTFYIDDGKPVPGEIEKTMRNIRDVSPTLYFNVPKGFDMMLPVMREDAALRKAFFERLQLIFFSGAGLPDHLWEGLEELGVAERGEKVPFVSAWGATEAMLITCVHFPVPSADVIGLPTPGYELKFLPNGGKLEMRVRGPHVTPGYMNNAEKTAEAFDEDGFYLTGDAGRLVDQGDLSKGIYFDGRTSENFKLMTGTWVAVGNLRVALLDALKPIVSDAVIAGHNRNDIGALLFLNADECKSLAGRVDDLAGYASDPAVRAFIEERLSAYNAGQTGSATRVKRVLVQTDAPSVEKNEITDKGYINQRLALELRDGAVSELYEGSERVIASVKVHA, encoded by the coding sequence ATGACCACAGAGGGTCGCGAGACGATGACATCGGCCTACCCAGCCACCAAATTTGCCCCCGCCGAAGTTGTGCGCGAAGACCTGGGCAATGGAGCCTTTACGCTGCGCAGCCCGCAGCTGTTCGACATCAAGGTCAAGAACCTGTCCGCTCTGCTGGATCGTTGGGCCAGCGAGGTCCCTGACCGTCCCTACCTGATGGAGCGCAGTCAGGATGATGATGTGTGGCAGGGCGTAAGCTATGGCGAGGCGCACGCGCAGGTGCAGTCATTGGCGGCGTTTCTGCTGGCGCAAGGGTTGGGGCCGAACAAGCCGCTGTTGATTCTGTCGGCAAATTCGGTGCGTCATGGGGTGCTGATGCTGGCCGCGATGCATGTGGGCATTCCGGTGGTGCCAGTATCTGTCCCCTATTCCCTGCATGATCAGACGCTGGCCAAGCTGCGCCACATCGTTTCCGTGACGTCCCCGGGCATGGCCTATGCGGCGGATTCGCAGGCCTTTGCCAATGCGTTTGACTACCTGGGCGGCGAGGGCATCACGCTGCTATCGGACGATGGCGCCCTGACCTATGACGCAGCGCTGCAAACCCCGGTCAGCGATGCGGTGGCCGTCGAGGCCGCCAAAGTGGACCATCAGACCGTTGGTAAAATCCTGTTCACATCCGGTTCGACCGGCATGCCCAAGGGTGTGATCGTGAACCAGGAAATGATGCTGGCCAGCCAGCAGGCGCTGGTGCAGATCTGGCCGTTTCTGGAGGTCGAGCCGCCAGTGATCGTGGATTGGCTGCCGTGGAACCACACATTCGGCGGCAATTTCAACTTCAACCAGATCCTGTGGAACGGTGGCACGTTTTATATCGACGATGGCAAGCCGGTGCCGGGTGAGATCGAAAAGACCATGCGCAACATCCGCGATGTGTCGCCGACGCTCTATTTCAACGTGCCCAAAGGGTTCGACATGATGCTGCCGGTGATGCGCGAGGATGCCGCCCTGCGCAAGGCATTCTTTGAACGGTTGCAGCTGATCTTTTTCTCGGGCGCCGGTCTGCCGGATCACCTGTGGGAAGGGCTGGAAGAGTTGGGCGTGGCCGAGCGAGGCGAAAAGGTGCCCTTTGTCAGTGCCTGGGGCGCGACCGAGGCGATGTTGATCACCTGCGTGCACTTCCCGGTGCCAAGCGCGGATGTGATCGGCTTGCCGACGCCGGGCTATGAGCTGAAATTCCTGCCCAATGGTGGCAAGCTGGAGATGCGCGTTCGCGGGCCGCATGTGACACCGGGCTATATGAACAATGCCGAAAAGACGGCCGAGGCGTTTGACGAGGATGGGTTCTATCTGACCGGGGATGCCGGGCGTCTGGTGGATCAGGGTGACCTGAGCAAGGGCATCTATTTCGACGGGCGCACGTCCGAGAATTTCAAGTTGATGACCGGGACCTGGGTGGCCGTGGGCAACCTGCGGGTGGCGCTTTTGGATGCGTTGAAGCCCATTGTTTCGGATGCGGTCATCGCCGGGCACAACCGCAATGACATCGGTGCGCTGCTGTTCCTGAATGCGGATGAATGCAAGTCGCTGGCGGGTCGGGTTGATGATCTGGCGGGCTATGCCAGTGACCCGGCGGTGCGCGCGTTCATCGAGGAACGGCTGAGCGCCTATAACGCAGGCCAGACCGGCAGCGCCACGCGCGTGAAGCGGGTGTTGGTCCAGACCGACGCGCCGTCGGTCGAGAAAAACGAGATCACCGACAAGGGCTATATCAACCAGCGTCTGGCGCTGGAATTGCGCGACGGGGCGGTGAGCGAACTTTATGAAGGGTCCGAGCGCGTCATTGCCTCGGTCAAGGTGCACGCATGA
- a CDS encoding acyl-CoA dehydrogenase, whose translation MIDYTASEAEIAFVLKQIGRPERLPEWSDDLAEDLIPALAKFINAEIAPLDVIGDEVGAKLENGRVRMPPEMVTAYKRYAEAGWPGLCAPEEFGGMDLPHVFGAVLADMLAGACISYEMVLSLAQGCIRTIKASGSDEQKARLLPPLVSGEWMASMCLTEPDAGSDLGRIKTMAVPDGDGYAVSGAKIFISGGDHDYTDNVMHLVLARTPDAAPGVRGLSLFACPAVLPDGTRNTVQTVRLEDKMGMHGSPTCQMAFDGARGELLGKEGKGLAAMFTMMNAERLDVSLQAVGQMDVAFQRARAHAAGRRQGTTSEGTALITEHGDVQRMLLDIYAHAMGCRAMVYKTFVDMDLGADQGLLDILTPTCKAFATDAVNATSSLAVQIHGGYGFCKEYRVEQIMRDARIMAIYEGTNGVLATGVARRAIRANDGAAVTAFDELVSTGETSMELADAIEDWRQATAAMQTRGDIGPSVNDYMRLTGLVYFGRVWADMEAAADNAPEPALLRAAAAHVRSRLLPESALLRRRILSPEPTHDAALFAA comes from the coding sequence ATGATCGACTATACCGCGTCCGAGGCGGAAATTGCCTTTGTCCTGAAACAGATCGGGCGGCCCGAGCGTCTGCCCGAGTGGAGCGACGATCTGGCCGAAGATTTGATCCCGGCGCTGGCGAAATTCATCAACGCCGAGATCGCGCCATTGGATGTGATCGGGGATGAGGTGGGGGCCAAGCTGGAAAACGGCCGGGTGCGGATGCCGCCAGAGATGGTGACGGCTTACAAACGGTATGCCGAGGCCGGATGGCCGGGGCTGTGTGCACCCGAAGAGTTCGGCGGCATGGACCTGCCACATGTCTTTGGCGCAGTGCTGGCGGATATGCTGGCGGGTGCGTGTATCTCGTATGAGATGGTGCTGAGCTTGGCGCAGGGTTGCATTCGTACGATCAAGGCCTCTGGCTCGGACGAGCAAAAGGCGCGGCTGTTGCCGCCGTTGGTGTCGGGCGAATGGATGGCGTCGATGTGCCTGACGGAACCGGATGCGGGTTCAGATCTGGGACGGATCAAGACCATGGCTGTTCCGGATGGTGATGGTTATGCGGTCAGCGGGGCCAAGATTTTCATCTCGGGCGGCGATCACGATTACACCGACAATGTGATGCACCTGGTGCTGGCGCGGACGCCGGATGCGGCACCGGGTGTGCGGGGGCTGAGCCTCTTTGCCTGCCCCGCTGTGCTGCCCGATGGCACCCGCAACACGGTGCAGACCGTGCGGCTTGAGGACAAGATGGGCATGCATGGCTCGCCCACTTGCCAGATGGCATTTGATGGCGCGCGCGGCGAGTTGCTCGGCAAAGAAGGCAAAGGCCTGGCGGCCATGTTCACCATGATGAACGCCGAGCGTCTGGACGTCTCGCTGCAGGCCGTAGGGCAGATGGATGTCGCATTCCAACGCGCCCGCGCACATGCCGCAGGTCGTCGTCAGGGCACCACGTCCGAGGGCACCGCGCTGATCACCGAACATGGCGATGTGCAGCGGATGCTTTTGGACATCTACGCCCACGCCATGGGCTGCCGCGCGATGGTCTATAAGACCTTTGTGGATATGGATCTGGGGGCCGATCAGGGTCTGCTTGATATCCTGACCCCGACCTGCAAGGCCTTTGCCACGGATGCGGTGAATGCGACCAGCAGCCTCGCGGTGCAGATCCACGGCGGATACGGCTTTTGCAAGGAATACCGGGTCGAGCAGATCATGCGTGATGCACGGATCATGGCGATTTATGAAGGCACCAATGGCGTGCTGGCCACCGGCGTGGCGCGCCGCGCCATCCGGGCAAATGATGGCGCAGCTGTGACCGCGTTCGACGAGTTGGTGTCAACCGGCGAGACGTCAATGGAACTGGCCGACGCGATCGAGGATTGGCGTCAGGCCACCGCCGCGATGCAGACACGTGGCGACATCGGCCCATCGGTCAACGACTACATGCGCCTGACCGGCCTTGTCTATTTCGGGCGTGTTTGGGCGGACATGGAAGCCGCCGCTGACAACGCCCCTGAACCCGCTTTGCTGCGGGCTGCTGCTGCCCATGTGCGCAGCCGCCTGTTGCCGGAATCCGCGCTGCTGCGACGGCGCATTCTGAGCCCCGAACCCACACATGACGCGGCGCTGTTTGCCGCTTAA